Proteins encoded within one genomic window of Microbacterium soli:
- the dgoD gene encoding galactonate dehydratase — translation MSAAITRVETFPVAPRWLFVRIETADGLVGWGEGSLEGYADVVRTAVDQFSGYLIGKDPDRIEDHWQALTKGQFYRGGPVLASAVSGVDQALWDIKGKRLGVPVHDLLGGAVRDSIRAYGWVGGDDPNEVADHISAQIEVGLTAVKMNASGRMSRNGSVAELDGVVARVASAREVLGPHRDVAVDLHGRFTLATARRLAPLLEPLHPFFIEEPIIPENSHVIERMVEATTIPIATGERLYSRQEFLPVLQAGIAIAQPDLSHAGGISEVHRIAALADTFDVLIAPHCPLGPLALASCLQVGFATPNHLIQEQSIGIHYNKGAEVLDYVVDTEPLRFVDGSFERLTGPGLGIEVDESAVRDAAARWRTWQNPIWRHPDGSVAEW, via the coding sequence ATGAGCGCCGCCATCACGCGTGTCGAGACGTTCCCGGTCGCTCCGCGCTGGCTGTTCGTCCGGATCGAGACCGCCGATGGCCTCGTCGGGTGGGGGGAGGGATCGCTGGAGGGGTACGCCGATGTCGTGCGCACCGCCGTCGATCAGTTCTCCGGGTATCTCATCGGCAAGGATCCGGACCGCATCGAGGACCACTGGCAGGCGCTCACGAAGGGGCAGTTCTATCGTGGCGGACCCGTACTCGCCAGCGCGGTGTCCGGCGTCGACCAGGCATTGTGGGACATCAAGGGGAAGCGTCTGGGCGTGCCCGTGCACGACCTGCTCGGCGGTGCGGTGCGCGACAGCATCCGCGCCTACGGCTGGGTCGGGGGCGATGACCCGAACGAGGTCGCCGATCACATCTCGGCGCAGATCGAGGTCGGGCTCACGGCTGTGAAGATGAACGCCTCGGGCAGGATGAGCCGGAACGGCTCGGTCGCCGAACTCGACGGCGTCGTCGCTCGCGTCGCGAGCGCCCGTGAGGTGCTGGGGCCGCACCGAGACGTGGCCGTCGACCTGCACGGACGGTTCACTCTGGCCACGGCGCGCCGCCTGGCGCCTCTGCTCGAGCCGCTGCATCCGTTCTTCATCGAGGAGCCGATCATCCCCGAGAACTCCCACGTGATCGAGCGCATGGTGGAGGCCACCACGATCCCGATTGCGACCGGTGAGCGGCTGTACAGCCGCCAGGAGTTCCTGCCGGTGCTGCAGGCGGGTATCGCGATCGCCCAACCCGATCTGTCGCACGCCGGCGGCATCTCAGAGGTGCACCGCATCGCGGCGCTGGCCGACACCTTCGACGTGCTCATCGCCCCGCACTGCCCGCTGGGCCCGCTGGCGCTGGCCTCGTGCCTCCAGGTGGGCTTCGCGACACCGAACCATCTCATCCAGGAGCAGTCGATCGGCATCCACTACAACAAGGGCGCCGAGGTGCTCGACTACGTCGTGGACACCGAGCCGTTGAGGTTCGTCGACGGCTCGTTCGAGCGGCTGACCGGGCCCGGCCTCGGGATCGAGGTCGATGAGAGCGCCGTCCGGGATGCCGCCGCGAGATGGCGGACCTGGCAGAACCCGATCTGGCGCCATCCGGACGGTTCGGTGGCGGAGTGGTGA
- the manD gene encoding D-mannonate dehydratase ManD, whose translation MIIDKAEVIVTSPNRNFVTLKLTTDDGLVGLGDATLNGRELAVVSYLRDHVVPLMIGRDAHRIEDTWQFLYRSAYWRRGPVTMAAIGAVDMALWDIKAKAAGMPLYQLLGGASRTGLLAYGHASGKELPELFDSIRKHQELGFRAIRVQTGVPGLRAIYGIASQAEAAGGGAARYDHEPARRGARPMEEDWDTRAYLRHVPGVFEAVRNEFGAEVPLLHDGHHRMTPIQAAKLGKALEPFDLFWLEDCTPAENQEALRLVRQHTTTPLAIGEVFNTVWDFKDLIRDQLIDYVRGAVTHMGGITPLRKTIEYAAQYQIKSGFHGPTDISPVGMAAQMHLGLAIHNFGIQEYMQHGEKTNQVFEQSFTWQDGMLHPGDQPGLGVDLNQDEAGRYPYEQAYLPYNRLADGTVHDW comes from the coding sequence ATGATCATCGACAAGGCCGAAGTGATCGTGACCAGCCCCAACCGGAACTTCGTGACGCTGAAGCTCACGACCGATGACGGGCTGGTCGGTCTCGGCGACGCGACGTTGAACGGACGCGAACTGGCGGTCGTGTCGTATCTGCGGGATCACGTCGTTCCCCTGATGATCGGGCGTGACGCGCATCGGATCGAGGACACGTGGCAGTTCCTGTATCGCTCGGCATACTGGCGTCGCGGTCCGGTGACGATGGCGGCGATCGGCGCGGTGGACATGGCGCTGTGGGACATCAAGGCGAAGGCCGCGGGGATGCCGCTGTATCAGCTGCTGGGCGGCGCATCGCGCACCGGGCTGCTGGCGTACGGGCACGCGTCGGGCAAGGAGCTGCCGGAGCTGTTCGACTCGATCCGCAAACATCAGGAGCTCGGGTTCCGGGCGATTCGCGTGCAGACCGGCGTTCCCGGGCTGCGGGCGATCTACGGCATCGCGTCCCAGGCCGAGGCCGCCGGCGGAGGCGCCGCCCGATACGATCATGAACCCGCCCGTCGCGGTGCCCGTCCGATGGAGGAGGACTGGGACACGCGCGCCTATCTGCGTCACGTTCCCGGTGTGTTCGAGGCGGTGCGCAACGAGTTCGGTGCGGAGGTCCCGCTGCTGCACGACGGGCATCATCGGATGACGCCGATCCAGGCCGCGAAGCTGGGCAAGGCGCTCGAGCCCTTCGACCTGTTCTGGCTGGAGGACTGCACTCCGGCGGAGAACCAGGAGGCGCTGCGTCTGGTGCGGCAGCACACCACCACGCCGCTCGCGATCGGCGAGGTGTTCAACACGGTCTGGGACTTCAAGGACCTGATCCGCGACCAGCTGATCGACTACGTGCGCGGTGCAGTCACCCACATGGGCGGCATCACTCCGCTGCGGAAGACGATCGAGTACGCCGCGCAATACCAGATCAAGTCCGGCTTCCACGGCCCCACCGACATCTCCCCCGTGGGCATGGCCGCACAGATGCACCTGGGGCTGGCGATCCACAACTTCGGCATCCAGGAGTACATGCAGCACGGGGAGAAGACGAACCAGGTCTTCGAGCAGTCCTTCACCTGGCAGGACGGCATGCTCCATCCTGGCGATCAGCCAGGGCTCGGCGTCGACCTGAACCAGGACGAAGCCGGCAGGTATCCGTATGAGCAGGCCTACCTGCCATACAACCGCCTCGCGGACGGCACCGTTCACGACTGGTGA
- the gndA gene encoding NADP-dependent phosphogluconate dehydrogenase, translated as MPEASANIGVVGLAVMGSNLARNLASREGNTVAVLNRSRAKTDELVAAHPEAQFVPAFSYEEFAASLQKPRTAIIMVKAGGPTDAVIDELVKVFEPGDIIVDGGNAYFPDTIRREKAVRSTGINYVGAGISGGEEGALLGPSIMPGGSDESWVTLGPILRSIAAVAEGEPCVTHIGHNGAGHFVKMVHNGIEYADMQLIAEAYDLIRRGTGKTPAQIADIFAEWNRGELESYLIEITAEVLRQVDATTSLPLVDVILDQAGAKGTGAWTVQTALALGTPVSGIAEATFARSLSSHPEQRAVAASLPGPAEAFQVPEDQVDAFIEDVRLALYASKIVAYSQGFDEIRAGAAEYDWTIDLGAVSKIWRGGCIIRAQFLNRIADAYAESPELPVLMTAPYFAEALARGQAAWRRVVVAAAQAGIPAPAFSSSLSYYDGLRADRLPAALVQGQRDFFGAHTYKRVDKEGTFHTLWSGDRSEVEAEDTH; from the coding sequence GTGCCTGAAGCATCAGCCAACATCGGAGTCGTCGGACTCGCTGTCATGGGGTCGAACCTGGCCCGCAACCTCGCAAGCCGTGAGGGCAACACCGTCGCGGTGCTCAACCGCAGCCGAGCCAAGACCGACGAGCTGGTGGCCGCGCACCCCGAGGCGCAGTTCGTCCCGGCCTTCTCGTACGAGGAGTTCGCGGCGAGCCTGCAGAAGCCCCGCACAGCCATCATCATGGTCAAGGCCGGCGGCCCCACGGATGCCGTGATCGACGAGCTCGTGAAGGTGTTCGAGCCGGGCGACATCATCGTCGACGGGGGGAACGCCTACTTCCCCGACACGATCCGCCGCGAGAAGGCGGTCCGCTCCACGGGCATCAACTACGTCGGCGCCGGCATCTCCGGCGGCGAGGAGGGCGCCCTGCTGGGGCCCTCGATCATGCCGGGCGGCTCCGACGAGTCCTGGGTGACGCTCGGACCGATCCTGCGCTCCATCGCCGCGGTCGCCGAGGGCGAGCCGTGCGTGACGCACATCGGCCACAACGGCGCCGGCCACTTCGTGAAGATGGTGCACAACGGCATCGAGTACGCCGACATGCAGCTGATCGCCGAGGCCTACGATCTCATCCGCCGCGGTACGGGGAAGACCCCGGCGCAGATCGCGGACATCTTCGCCGAGTGGAACCGCGGCGAACTGGAGTCGTACCTGATCGAGATCACCGCCGAGGTGCTCCGACAGGTCGACGCCACCACCTCGCTGCCGCTCGTGGACGTCATCCTCGACCAGGCGGGCGCCAAGGGCACCGGTGCGTGGACCGTGCAGACCGCGCTCGCGCTGGGCACACCGGTGTCCGGGATCGCCGAGGCCACCTTCGCCCGCTCGCTGTCCTCGCACCCCGAGCAGCGCGCCGTCGCCGCGTCGCTGCCCGGCCCCGCCGAGGCCTTCCAGGTGCCGGAGGACCAGGTCGACGCATTCATCGAGGATGTGCGCCTCGCGCTGTACGCGTCGAAGATCGTCGCGTACTCGCAGGGTTTCGACGAGATCCGCGCCGGCGCCGCCGAGTACGACTGGACGATCGATCTCGGGGCAGTCTCGAAGATCTGGCGGGGCGGCTGCATCATCCGCGCACAGTTCCTCAACCGCATCGCCGACGCGTACGCGGAGAGCCCCGAGCTCCCCGTGCTGATGACGGCGCCCTACTTCGCCGAGGCGCTCGCCCGCGGCCAGGCGGCGTGGCGTCGCGTGGTCGTCGCGGCCGCGCAGGCGGGCATCCCCGCTCCGGCATTCAGCTCCTCGCTGTCCTACTACGACGGTCTGCGGGCCGACCGGCTGCCGGCCGCGCTCGTGCAGGGGCAGCGCGACTTCTTCGGCGCCCACACCTACAAGCGCGTGGACAAGGAGGGCACCTTCCACACCCTGTGGTCGGGCGACCGCTCCGAGGTCGAGGCCGAAGACACCCACTGA
- a CDS encoding 50S ribosomal protein L25/general stress protein Ctc, translated as MSDDNKVIAELRTSFGKGFARRLRAEGRIPAVIYGHGSDPVHVALPGHQVSLIIRRANALLDLDIDGKSQLTLVKDVQRDPVRQIIEHIDLLVVKKGEKVHVEVPLVVTGESFSGTIVTVDVATIKLEVEATRIPQHVEVSVEGLEDGTHITAGDVALPEGATLLDDADLLLIAVSTPVAEAVEEEEAEAPAAAAPAAEAAAE; from the coding sequence ATGTCAGACGACAACAAGGTCATCGCCGAGTTGCGCACGAGCTTCGGCAAGGGCTTCGCCCGTCGGCTGCGTGCCGAGGGCAGGATCCCCGCGGTCATCTACGGCCACGGCTCCGACCCCGTGCACGTGGCTCTGCCCGGCCACCAGGTCTCGCTCATCATCCGCCGCGCCAATGCGCTTCTCGACCTGGACATCGACGGGAAGTCGCAGCTCACGCTCGTCAAGGACGTGCAGCGCGACCCGGTGCGTCAGATCATCGAGCACATCGACCTGCTGGTCGTCAAGAAGGGTGAGAAGGTCCACGTCGAGGTTCCGCTGGTCGTCACCGGCGAGTCCTTCTCGGGCACCATCGTGACCGTGGACGTCGCGACCATCAAGCTCGAGGTCGAGGCCACCCGCATCCCGCAGCACGTCGAGGTCTCGGTCGAGGGCCTCGAGGACGGCACGCACATCACCGCGGGTGATGTCGCCCTGCCCGAGGGCGCCACACTGCTGGACGACGCCGACCTGCTGCTCATCGCCGTGTCCACCCCGGTCGCCGAGGCGGTCGAGGAGGAGGAGGCCGAGGCTCCGGCCGCGGCCGCGCCCGCAGCGGAGGCCGCTGCGGAGTGA
- the pth gene encoding aminoacyl-tRNA hydrolase, whose translation MASTWLVVGLGNPGPRYAATRHNIGQMVVDELAERRGERFREHKAGARVAEIRLRSGGDRLVLAKLNSFMNVSGAPAAALARYYSIDPDHMVVVHDELDIPFDTIRLKIGGGHGGHNGVRDIARVLGTPDFLRVRAGIGRPPGRQDPADWVLGAFGAVERKTLPVFVSDAADAVEQLVEEGLTAAQQTHHSRG comes from the coding sequence ATGGCATCCACCTGGCTGGTCGTGGGTCTGGGCAATCCCGGGCCCCGCTATGCGGCGACCAGGCACAACATCGGTCAGATGGTGGTGGACGAGCTCGCAGAGCGGCGCGGTGAGCGGTTCCGCGAGCACAAGGCCGGTGCCCGTGTCGCGGAGATCCGCCTGCGGTCGGGCGGTGACAGGCTCGTGCTGGCCAAGCTGAATTCGTTCATGAACGTCTCCGGCGCCCCGGCCGCCGCACTCGCCCGGTACTATTCGATCGATCCGGATCACATGGTCGTCGTGCATGATGAGCTCGATATCCCGTTCGACACGATCCGGCTCAAGATCGGTGGCGGGCACGGCGGCCACAACGGCGTCCGCGATATCGCGCGCGTCCTCGGCACACCCGACTTCCTGCGCGTGCGCGCCGGCATCGGACGCCCGCCCGGTCGGCAGGATCCGGCCGACTGGGTGCTCGGGGCGTTCGGTGCGGTCGAGAGGAAGACGCTGCCGGTGTTCGTCTCCGATGCCGCGGATGCCGTGGAGCAGCTCGTCGAAGAGGGGCTGACGGCGGCGCAGCAGACGCACCACTCCCGGGGCTGA
- the trpS gene encoding tryptophan--tRNA ligase — MTRPRLYSGMQPSADSLQAGNYIGALLQWREMQSSFEAFFSVVDLHAITVPQDPAELREKTRRTAAQYIAAGIEPSKSTLYVQSHVRAHAELAWILSTITGFGEAGRMTQFKDKSARYGTDSTSVGLFTYPVLMAADILLYQSELVPVGDDQKQHVELTRDLAERFNKRFGKTFTVPEAVIQKDTARIYDLQNPTAKMSKSAESDAGVLWLLDDPAKSAKKIMRAVTDTEGSVHYDRENKPGVSNLLTIYAALTGRQIASIEDEYAGRGYGDFKKGLAEVVVEEFGPVRERANALLDDPAELDRVLAANAARADEVADATLADVYDRVGLLRRV, encoded by the coding sequence GTGACCAGACCTCGCCTCTATTCCGGAATGCAGCCCTCCGCCGACTCCCTCCAGGCCGGCAACTACATCGGGGCGCTCCTGCAGTGGCGCGAGATGCAGTCGTCCTTCGAGGCGTTCTTCTCGGTCGTCGACCTGCACGCCATCACCGTGCCGCAGGATCCGGCCGAGCTGCGCGAAAAGACCCGCCGCACGGCCGCACAGTACATCGCCGCCGGGATCGAGCCGTCCAAGTCCACCCTGTACGTGCAGTCGCACGTGCGCGCCCACGCCGAGCTGGCCTGGATCCTCAGCACCATCACTGGCTTCGGCGAAGCGGGGCGGATGACCCAGTTCAAGGACAAATCGGCCCGTTACGGCACGGATTCCACCTCGGTGGGACTGTTCACGTATCCCGTGCTGATGGCTGCGGACATCCTGCTGTACCAGTCCGAGCTGGTGCCGGTCGGCGACGATCAGAAGCAGCACGTCGAGCTGACACGCGACCTCGCTGAGCGCTTCAACAAGCGCTTCGGGAAGACCTTCACCGTCCCCGAAGCCGTGATCCAGAAGGACACCGCCCGGATCTACGATCTCCAGAACCCCACGGCGAAGATGTCGAAATCGGCTGAGAGCGACGCCGGAGTGCTGTGGCTGCTGGACGATCCGGCGAAGTCGGCGAAGAAGATCATGCGCGCCGTGACCGACACCGAGGGCTCGGTCCACTACGACCGCGAGAACAAGCCCGGGGTGTCCAATCTGCTCACCATCTACGCCGCCCTCACCGGCAGGCAGATCGCCTCCATCGAGGACGAGTACGCCGGACGCGGCTACGGCGACTTCAAGAAGGGTCTCGCCGAGGTGGTCGTCGAGGAGTTCGGACCGGTCCGCGAGCGCGCCAACGCGCTGCTGGACGATCCCGCTGAGCTGGACCGCGTGCTCGCGGCGAACGCGGCGAGAGCCGACGAGGTCGCCGACGCCACACTCGCGGACGTCTACGACCGCGTCGGCCTGCTCCGCCGCGTCTGA
- a CDS encoding exodeoxyribonuclease III, whose product MLDRHDRSLRIATVNVNGIRAAVRKGMHSWLDDADVDVLTLQEVRAQDEHVEEAFPGWSILHDPATAKGRAGVAVLSRRPAVASRTALGPDDFDSAGRWLEADFEFGDRLLTVVSAYVHSGEADTPKQDEKWKFLDAMGPRMAQLGADDALALVTGDLNVGHRPLDILNWRGNVRKSGFLARERAYFDRFLGAAGEPVVGQEGIGRGMVGKLSDTRPFASENGGEGLGWIDVGRAAHGEVNGPFTWWSMRGQAFDNDTGWRIDYHLATPALAARASGYTVARANSYAERWSDHAPVIVDYAYDK is encoded by the coding sequence ATGCTCGATCGACACGACCGCAGTCTGCGCATCGCCACCGTCAACGTCAACGGCATCCGCGCCGCCGTGCGCAAGGGCATGCACTCCTGGCTCGACGACGCCGACGTCGACGTCCTGACGCTTCAGGAGGTGCGCGCGCAGGACGAGCACGTGGAGGAGGCGTTCCCCGGCTGGTCGATCCTGCACGATCCCGCCACGGCCAAGGGCCGCGCCGGTGTCGCGGTGCTCAGCCGCCGCCCTGCCGTCGCCTCGCGGACGGCGCTGGGGCCGGACGACTTCGACTCGGCGGGCCGCTGGCTGGAGGCCGACTTCGAGTTCGGCGACCGCCTTCTTACCGTGGTGAGCGCCTATGTGCACTCCGGCGAGGCCGACACGCCCAAGCAGGACGAGAAGTGGAAGTTCCTCGACGCGATGGGGCCGCGCATGGCGCAGTTGGGCGCGGACGACGCGCTCGCCCTCGTCACGGGGGATCTCAACGTGGGGCACCGTCCGCTGGACATCCTGAACTGGCGGGGCAACGTCCGCAAGTCCGGCTTCCTGGCGCGTGAGCGCGCCTACTTCGACCGCTTCCTCGGGGCGGCGGGCGAGCCCGTCGTCGGGCAGGAGGGCATCGGACGGGGCATGGTCGGAAAGCTCAGCGACACGCGCCCGTTCGCGTCGGAGAACGGCGGCGAGGGTCTGGGCTGGATCGACGTGGGCCGCGCCGCGCACGGTGAGGTCAACGGTCCGTTCACCTGGTGGTCGATGCGCGGCCAGGCCTTCGACAACGACACGGGGTGGCGCATCGACTACCACCTCGCCACCCCGGCGCTCGCCGCCCGCGCCTCCGGATACACGGTCGCCCGCGCGAACAGCTACGCGGAGCGCTGGAGCGACCACGCCCCCGTGATCGTCGACTACGCCTACGACAAATAG
- a CDS encoding YihY/virulence factor BrkB family protein has protein sequence MRARLIDSAGRAAVLARRTAALFPVRVWRRFLQRNGFLLSAGMAYQALFALFALVYAAFAAVGVWLSGDDAALQSLIRIANSYLPGIIGEGGIATPDEMSEIARSVTGAFTVTGLIAAVVLLWTAISAVTFTRRAVRDIFGLPFDDRSFVLLKLADAAAALAFGLALLVGAAVSVGGVWALTQLLDLFGLGITSTLYNVIVRSSSVIVVVAIDLAAIALLVRFLTGTSLPWRTIWPGAALGGAAVTVLQLGAGLLFARSPGNPLLATFAVMVALLLWCRAVAVVILVAASWIAQSANDRGQPLVRPDVGGPR, from the coding sequence ATGCGCGCCCGACTGATCGACTCAGCCGGGCGCGCTGCTGTCCTCGCGCGTCGCACGGCGGCCCTGTTCCCCGTGCGCGTGTGGCGGCGCTTCCTGCAGCGCAACGGCTTCCTGCTGTCGGCGGGAATGGCCTACCAGGCGCTGTTCGCGCTGTTCGCGCTGGTGTACGCCGCCTTCGCGGCCGTGGGCGTGTGGCTCAGCGGAGATGACGCCGCGCTGCAATCGCTCATCCGCATCGCCAACAGCTACCTGCCGGGCATCATCGGCGAGGGCGGCATCGCCACCCCCGACGAGATGAGCGAGATCGCCCGATCCGTCACGGGTGCGTTCACCGTGACGGGGCTCATCGCCGCCGTCGTCCTGCTGTGGACGGCGATCAGCGCGGTGACGTTCACCCGACGCGCGGTGCGCGACATCTTCGGCCTGCCGTTCGACGATCGCAGCTTCGTGCTGCTGAAGCTGGCCGATGCCGCGGCCGCGCTCGCGTTCGGGCTGGCGCTGCTCGTGGGCGCGGCGGTCAGCGTGGGCGGCGTCTGGGCTCTCACGCAGCTGCTGGACCTGTTCGGGCTGGGCATCACGAGCACGCTGTACAACGTCATCGTCCGCAGTTCGTCGGTCATCGTCGTCGTCGCCATCGACCTGGCCGCCATCGCGCTGCTGGTGCGGTTCCTCACCGGCACCTCCCTGCCCTGGCGCACCATCTGGCCGGGTGCCGCGCTGGGCGGTGCGGCGGTGACCGTGCTGCAGCTCGGGGCGGGTCTGCTGTTCGCCCGCTCCCCCGGTAACCCCCTCCTGGCCACGTTCGCGGTCATGGTCGCGCTGCTGCTGTGGTGCCGCGCGGTGGCCGTCGTGATCCTCGTCGCGGCCTCGTGGATCGCGCAGAGCGCGAACGATCGAGGTCAGCCCCTCGTGCGGCCGGATGTCGGGGGCCCTCGTTAG
- a CDS encoding succinate dehydrogenase iron-sulfur subunit, whose amino-acid sequence MSNAVAEVPVNDSGVQSFLVTFIIRRFDPEQDAEPRWVDYDVELYATDRVLDALHKIKWEIDGSLSFRRSCAHGICGSDAMRINGRNRLACKTLIKDLDISKPIYVEAIKGLPLEKDLIVDMEPFFDSYREVQPFLIANSTPEKGKERIQSVADRAIFDDTTKCILCAACTSSCPVFWTDGQYFGPAAIVNAHRFIFDSRDDAADVRLDILNDKEGVWRCRTTFNCTEACPRGIEVTKAIAEVKQAVLRRGR is encoded by the coding sequence ATGTCCAACGCCGTCGCAGAGGTGCCGGTCAACGATTCCGGTGTGCAGTCGTTCCTCGTCACCTTCATCATCCGCCGCTTCGACCCCGAGCAGGACGCCGAGCCGCGCTGGGTCGACTACGACGTGGAACTGTACGCCACGGACCGCGTGCTGGACGCGCTGCACAAGATCAAGTGGGAGATCGACGGCTCGCTGAGCTTCCGACGCTCCTGCGCGCACGGCATCTGCGGCTCGGACGCCATGCGCATCAACGGTCGCAACCGGCTGGCCTGCAAGACCCTGATCAAGGATCTGGACATCTCCAAGCCGATCTACGTCGAGGCCATCAAGGGCCTGCCGCTGGAGAAGGACCTCATCGTCGACATGGAGCCGTTCTTCGACTCCTACCGCGAGGTCCAGCCGTTCCTCATCGCCAACTCCACCCCGGAGAAGGGCAAGGAGCGCATCCAGTCCGTCGCCGACCGTGCGATCTTCGACGACACCACCAAGTGCATCCTGTGCGCGGCGTGCACCTCGTCGTGCCCGGTGTTCTGGACCGACGGGCAGTACTTCGGCCCCGCCGCGATCGTCAACGCGCACCGCTTCATCTTCGACTCCCGCGATGACGCCGCCGACGTGCGTCTGGACATCCTCAACGACAAGGAGGGCGTGTGGCGCTGTCGCACGACCTTCAACTGCACCGAGGCCTGCCCGCGCGGTATCGAGGTCACCAAGGCCATCGCCGAGGTCAAGCAGGCGGTCCTGCGCCGCGGCCGCTGA
- the sdhA gene encoding succinate dehydrogenase flavoprotein subunit: MTTQTSDSIVRDGVHYHEFDIVIVGAGGAGMRAAIEAGPHARTAVISKLYPTRSHTGAAQGGMAAALANVEDDNWEWHTYDTVKGGDYLVDQDAAEILAKEAIDAVIDLENMGLPFNRTPEGKIDQRRFGGHTSEHGKAAVRRACYAADRTGHMILQTLFQNCVKLGINFFNEFYVLDLITVKDDEGATQVAGVVAYDLATAELHVFHAKSVIFATGGFGKIFKTTSNAHTLTGDGVGILWRKGLPLEDLEFFQFHPTGLAGLGILLTEGARGEGAILRNASGERFMERYAPTIKDLAPRDIVARSMVKEVQEGRGAGPHKDYVYLDCTHLGAEVLETKLPDITEFARTYLGVDPVTEPVPVMPTAHYAMGGIPTNNDAQVLADNDTVVPGLYAAGECACVSVHGSNRLGTNSLLDINVFGKRAGRNAVEYVKNAEFVPLPEDPAAFVRDMVEGLRTNQGTERVATLRKKLQDEMDKGAQVFRTEESLTHVLGVIEELRERYKNVHVDDKGKRFNTDLLEAVELGFLLDIAEVVVYAARNRKESRGGHMRDDYPNRDDENYMKHTMAYLVGDPHSSDATDHIKLDWKPVVITNYPPMERKY, encoded by the coding sequence GTGACTACTCAGACCTCCGATTCCATCGTGCGCGACGGCGTGCACTACCACGAGTTCGACATCGTCATCGTCGGCGCAGGCGGTGCGGGCATGCGCGCCGCGATCGAAGCGGGCCCGCACGCCCGCACCGCGGTGATCTCCAAGCTGTACCCGACCCGCTCCCACACCGGCGCGGCGCAGGGCGGCATGGCCGCCGCGCTCGCCAACGTCGAGGACGACAACTGGGAATGGCACACCTACGACACCGTCAAGGGCGGGGACTACCTCGTCGATCAGGACGCCGCGGAGATCCTCGCCAAGGAGGCCATCGACGCGGTCATCGATCTGGAGAACATGGGGCTGCCGTTCAACCGCACGCCCGAGGGCAAGATCGACCAGCGCCGGTTCGGAGGCCACACCTCCGAGCACGGCAAGGCCGCTGTGCGCCGCGCCTGCTACGCCGCGGACCGCACGGGCCACATGATCCTGCAGACGCTGTTCCAGAACTGCGTGAAGCTGGGCATCAACTTCTTCAACGAGTTCTACGTGCTCGACCTCATCACGGTCAAGGACGACGAGGGCGCGACGCAGGTCGCCGGCGTCGTCGCGTACGACCTCGCCACGGCCGAGCTGCACGTCTTCCACGCCAAGTCCGTCATCTTCGCCACCGGCGGCTTCGGCAAGATCTTCAAGACCACCTCCAACGCCCACACCCTGACCGGCGACGGCGTCGGCATCCTGTGGCGCAAGGGCCTGCCGCTGGAGGATCTGGAGTTCTTCCAGTTCCACCCGACCGGTCTCGCCGGTCTCGGCATCCTCCTCACCGAGGGCGCACGCGGCGAGGGCGCGATCCTGCGCAACGCATCCGGTGAGCGCTTCATGGAACGCTACGCACCGACCATCAAGGACCTCGCCCCGCGCGACATCGTCGCCCGCAGCATGGTCAAGGAGGTCCAGGAGGGCCGCGGTGCCGGCCCGCACAAGGACTACGTCTACCTCGACTGCACGCACCTGGGCGCGGAGGTCCTGGAGACCAAGCTCCCCGACATCACGGAGTTCGCCCGCACGTACCTCGGCGTGGACCCCGTCACCGAGCCCGTGCCCGTCATGCCCACCGCGCACTACGCGATGGGCGGCATCCCGACCAACAACGACGCCCAGGTGCTCGCCGACAACGACACCGTCGTGCCTGGTCTGTACGCCGCCGGCGAGTGCGCCTGCGTCTCCGTGCACGGCTCGAACCGCCTGGGGACCAACTCGCTGCTGGACATCAACGTGTTCGGAAAGCGCGCCGGTCGCAACGCCGTCGAGTACGTCAAGAACGCCGAATTCGTACCGCTGCCGGAGGACCCCGCGGCCTTCGTGAGGGACATGGTGGAGGGCCTGCGCACCAACCAGGGCACCGAGCGCGTCGCAACGCTCCGCAAGAAGCTGCAGGATGAGATGGACAAGGGCGCGCAGGTGTTCCGCACCGAGGAGTCGCTCACCCACGTCCTCGGCGTCATCGAGGAGCTGCGCGAGCGCTACAAGAACGTCCACGTCGATGACAAGGGCAAGCGGTTCAACACCGACCTGCTCGAGGCCGTCGAGCTGGGATTCCTGCTCGACATCGCCGAGGTCGTCGTCTACGCCGCCCGCAACCGCAAGGAGAGCCGCGGCGGCCACATGCGCGACGACTATCCGAACCGCGACGACGAGAACTACATGAAGCACACCATGGCGTACCTGGTCGGCGACCCGCATTCCTCGGATGCCACCGACCATATCAAGCTGGACTGGAAACCCGTGGTGATCACGAATTACCCGCCGATGGAGAGGAAGTACTGA